AGGTCTCAGTGCACAACCACAAACCGTGACATTTTTTGCCTTAAATGATGCCGGTAAACAAGTGGATATCAGTGTCCTTAAGCGCGCTCCTGCGCAAAAAAAATTATTCGAGCTATTACAACGGTCTTCAATCAGCCAAGATGACTTTACTACCCAAGAGCTTAGCAAGGTTGCCCTTAAAGCCCTTGAAGACAAAGGCTGGATCGATCGCCAGCTCGTTGTAAATGACACAGACTTAAGTTGGCGTGAACAACTTAATATGACTGAAACGCCATTAAAGCTCAATAAGCAACAAGCAGTTGCTGTTTCGGTGTTAAATCAACAACAAGGCTTTCATTGCAGTTTACTTGAAGGTATCACTGGCTCAGGTAAAACAGAAGTCTATTTATCAATTTTAGAAACCATTCTAAAGCAAGGTAAACAGGCACTAATTTTAGTGCCTGAAATCGGCTTAACGCCGCAAACCATTAACCGCTTCAAACGCCGCTTCGATGTCAATATTGCTGTCATTCACTCAGCACTTACCGACAACCAAAGGTTAGAGGCATGGCGGCAGGCAAGGTGCGGTGAAGCAGCGATCATCATTGGTACACGCTCGGCATTATTTACCCCCATGGCTTATCCTGGGCTCATCATTCTTGATGAAGAACATGACAGCAGCTTTAAACAACAAGAAGGGGTGCGTTATCACGCCCGTGATCTTGCAGTGATGCGCGGACACTTAGAGAAGGTGCAAGTCATTTTAGGTTCGGCAACCCCATCGCTAGAAACCTTGCAAAATGCCATTTCAGGTCGTTACACTCACCTTGAACTTGCTGAACGAGCTGGCGCGGCTCAAAAAGTAAAACAAGGCATTATCGATATCCGCTCCCAGCCGTTAAAGTCCGGTATGTCTGCCTCGATGATTAATGAGATGCGCATGCACCTTGATGCGGGTAATCAGGTACTGTTATTTCTGAATCGCCGTGGTTTTTCGCCCGCGCTGTTATGCCATGAATGCGGCCATTTACATGAGTGCGATCGCTGCGATGCATTCTTTACAGTGCATCAAGGTTTGAATGAAATCTGTTGCCACCACTGTGGTAATCAGTATGCGATTCCGCATCAGTGTCATGAATGTGGCAGCACCATGTTAATGGGGCACGGAACTGGCACAGAGCAGCTTGCCCAAGCGCTTGAACAAGAGTTTCCACAATATCCTGTGGTGCGAATCGATCGCGACACCACACGTAAAAAAGGTTCACTGGAAAAACAGCTCAATAGTATTTTAAAAGGCGAATTTAAAATTTTGGTGGGCACCCAAATGCTAGCTAAAGGGCATCATTTTCCTGACGTCACCTTAGTAGGTTTAATGGATGTTGATGGCGCATTGTTTAGTGCCGATTTTAGAGCCCCAGAGCGCTTTGCTCAGCTTTATACCCAAGTATCTGGCCGTGCTGGTCGTGCTGACAAGCCCGGAAAAGTGCTACTGCAGACTCACCAAAGTGAAAACCCAATACTGCATGACTTATTAAAAAATGGTTATGGAAAATTTGCGCGCGCCCAACTTGAAGAGCGCCAACAAGCTTTACTGCCACCCGCATGGCATATGGTGTTATTACGAGCTGACGCCCACTTAGCAGAAGATGCGGATAACTTCTTACAGCAAGTGGCTAACTTATTACCCCAAGATAAAGATTTTGAAGTGATTGGCCCCATGCCTGCACCACTTGACCGTAAAGCAGGTAAATACCGCCGCCAGTTATTATTCCAAGCTAAAAACCGTCAACGTCTGCAACATGAATTTGAACAAATTTTACCGCAAATAGAAGCGCTCAATGAAAGCAAACGTTGTCGTTGGAGCATCGATAGAGACCCCCAAGATCTGATGTAATGCTATTGCAGCATATGAGGTTTATGCTGCGATTTATTTCAAATCAAAAAAATCTTGATTAATTGAGCTGTCGAGATAGCATTTGCATAGCAATAGCGGCTAAAATAGACGGTTACCCCATTCTTTTACTTTAAGTCAGTGCTAATTAACGCCCATGAAATCACATATTGCATCTTTACTAGAACAAACCGTCGACTCTTTTAAGCAACAAGGCATTGTCCCAGCTGATTTTCAGGCGCGAATTCAGGTGGAGCGAACTAAAGATAAAAGCCATGGTGATCTTGCGACTAACTTAGCCATGATGCTGACTAAAGTGGCTAAAAAGAATCCTCGTGATATTGCCCAGTTGATCATCGATAATCTACCAGCTTCTAGCCATGTTGCTAAAGTTGAGATTGCAGGCCCTGGTTTCATCAACTTTTTTATTGATGAAAACGCCCTAGCAAACCAATTACAAGATGCATTAAACGACGACCACTTAGGTGTCACGTTACCGGCTAAGCAAACCATCGTTGTTGATTACTCTTCTCCAAATCTTGCAAAAGAAATGCATGTGGGTCACTTACGTTCAACCATTATTGGTGACAGTGTGGTCCGCGCACTTGAATTTTTAGGTCATGACGTTATCCGTCAAAACCATGTTGGCGATTGGGGCACCCAGTTCGGTATGTTACTGGCTTATATGGAAGAGCTACGTGCAGCAAATGGCGAAAAAGCAGACCTTGAATTATCAGATTTAGAAACCTTCTACCGCGCCGCTAAAGTTCGCTTTGATGAATCAGAAGAGTTCGCTACTCGTGCACGTAACTTAGTGGTATCACTGCAATCTGGTGACGAGTACTGCAATAAGTTATGGCAAGAATTTAACGATATTTCGCTGCATCACTGTCATGACGTTTATGAGCGTTTAGGTGTGAGTTTAACTCGCGCTGACGTCCACGGCGAAAGCGCTTATAACGCTGACTTAGCACAGGTCGTTAAAGATTTAGATGCTAAAGGGTTATTAAGCGAAAGTAATGGCGCTAAAGTGGTTTTCCAAGAGGAGTTCCGCACTAAAGAAGGCGAGCCATTACCAGTTATTATTCAAAAAGCAGATGGTGGCTACTTATATGCCACTTCTGATTTAGCGGCCATGCGTTACCGCTCAAACGTACTTAAAGCTGACCGCGCTTTATACTTCGTGGATTTACGCCAAGCACTGCACTTCCAGCAAGTATTTAGTCTTGCTAAAGCAGCAGGCTTTGTTCGTGAAGAGTTATCGCTAGAGCACACAGGTTTTGGCACCATGAACGGCCCTGATGGTCGTCCATTTAAAACCCGTAGCGGCGGCGTCGTTAAGCTGGTTGATTTACTTGATGAAGCAAATACCCGTGCAATTGAATTAGTGCGCAGCAAAAACCCAGACATGGATGAAGCCACCTTAATTGAAATTGCCCGTGTTGTTGGTATTAGCTCAGTTAAATATGCTGACTTATCAAAAAACCGCAGCAGTGATTACATCTTTAGCTTTGAGCAAATGCTGAGCTTTGAAGGTAATACCGCGCCTTATTTATTATACGCCTACACCCGTATAGCCGGTATTTTCAAACGTGCTGAAGATGTCGATTTAAGCCAAGCTAAAATCGTCCTTGAGCACGATAAAGAAAAAGACCTCGGCACTAAGCTTGCTCAATTTGGTGAAGTCTTAACCCGTATGACTGAAAAAGGCTTACCACATGTCATGTGTGCTTATGTTTATGAGCTAGCGAGTGAATTCTCAAGCTTTTACGAAGCATGTCCTGTACTTGCCGCTGAAACAGAAGAGCAAAAGCAGAGCCGCTTGTTGTTATCGCATCTAACCGCTAAGACACTGAAAACAGGTTTATCTCTGTTAGGTATCGAAACATTAGAGCGCATGTAACATGAGTCGAGATTACGCTAACAAAAAGCCTAGT
This window of the Shewanella goraebulensis genome carries:
- the priA gene encoding primosomal protein N', producing the protein MPVFVEVALPVPMRQTFSYQVPESNVSQIQLGLRVKVPFGRQQLVGLITAIKNECDVPANKIKPFSELLDTKPLLPDSLYKLTLWAARYYFASQGQMLSQALPVALRKGLSAQPQTVTFFALNDAGKQVDISVLKRAPAQKKLFELLQRSSISQDDFTTQELSKVALKALEDKGWIDRQLVVNDTDLSWREQLNMTETPLKLNKQQAVAVSVLNQQQGFHCSLLEGITGSGKTEVYLSILETILKQGKQALILVPEIGLTPQTINRFKRRFDVNIAVIHSALTDNQRLEAWRQARCGEAAIIIGTRSALFTPMAYPGLIILDEEHDSSFKQQEGVRYHARDLAVMRGHLEKVQVILGSATPSLETLQNAISGRYTHLELAERAGAAQKVKQGIIDIRSQPLKSGMSASMINEMRMHLDAGNQVLLFLNRRGFSPALLCHECGHLHECDRCDAFFTVHQGLNEICCHHCGNQYAIPHQCHECGSTMLMGHGTGTEQLAQALEQEFPQYPVVRIDRDTTRKKGSLEKQLNSILKGEFKILVGTQMLAKGHHFPDVTLVGLMDVDGALFSADFRAPERFAQLYTQVSGRAGRADKPGKVLLQTHQSENPILHDLLKNGYGKFARAQLEERQQALLPPAWHMVLLRADAHLAEDADNFLQQVANLLPQDKDFEVIGPMPAPLDRKAGKYRRQLLFQAKNRQRLQHEFEQILPQIEALNESKRCRWSIDRDPQDLM
- the argS gene encoding arginine--tRNA ligase; the encoded protein is MKSHIASLLEQTVDSFKQQGIVPADFQARIQVERTKDKSHGDLATNLAMMLTKVAKKNPRDIAQLIIDNLPASSHVAKVEIAGPGFINFFIDENALANQLQDALNDDHLGVTLPAKQTIVVDYSSPNLAKEMHVGHLRSTIIGDSVVRALEFLGHDVIRQNHVGDWGTQFGMLLAYMEELRAANGEKADLELSDLETFYRAAKVRFDESEEFATRARNLVVSLQSGDEYCNKLWQEFNDISLHHCHDVYERLGVSLTRADVHGESAYNADLAQVVKDLDAKGLLSESNGAKVVFQEEFRTKEGEPLPVIIQKADGGYLYATSDLAAMRYRSNVLKADRALYFVDLRQALHFQQVFSLAKAAGFVREELSLEHTGFGTMNGPDGRPFKTRSGGVVKLVDLLDEANTRAIELVRSKNPDMDEATLIEIARVVGISSVKYADLSKNRSSDYIFSFEQMLSFEGNTAPYLLYAYTRIAGIFKRAEDVDLSQAKIVLEHDKEKDLGTKLAQFGEVLTRMTEKGLPHVMCAYVYELASEFSSFYEACPVLAAETEEQKQSRLLLSHLTAKTLKTGLSLLGIETLERM